CCAGCACCAGGTTGGCCAGATCCGGGTCAGCGTCGTAGGCCTCCTTGATTGTGCCCAGAAAGCGGGCCCGGATGATGCATCCTTCCCGCCAGAGCAGGGCGATCTCCCCGAAATTCAGATTCCATCCATATTCCATCGACGCCGCGCGCAAAAGTTGAAAGCCCTGGGCGTAGGAGCAGATCTTGGCCGCGTAAACGGCTTTTTCCAATTGATCCACTACTGCGGACATGTCGCCGTCACTGCCTTGCGAGGCAGCCTTGCCAGGGCCGGAAAGGTAGGGACCGGCCGCGACCCGTTCATCTTTGATCGCGGAGAGGAAGCGGGCAAAGACCGCCTCGGCGATCTGGGGGATGGCCACACCCAGGTCCAGGCCAACCTGGGAGGTCCACTTGCCCGTGCCTTTCTGACCGGCCGTGTCCAGGATCAGATCCACGGTGGGCGTCCCGCTTTCCGGGTCCACGTGCCCGAGGATGTCCGCGGTGATCTCAATGAGATAGGAGTCCAATTCCCTGGTGTTCCAGGCCGCAAAAATGGGTTGGATCTGGTCCGCGCTCATACCCAGGCCTTGGGATAACAAATGATAGGCCTCGCAGATCAACTGCATGTCGCCGTATTCGATCCCGTTGTGGACCATCTTCACGAAATGCCCGGACCCGTCCGGTCCGACCCAGTCGCAACACGGGGTCCCGTCCGCCACCTTGGCCGCGATGGCCTGGAAAATCGGCTTCAACGCCGGCCAGGCCTGGGCATTGCCGCCGGGCATGATGGACGGCCCGAGCAGGGCCCCCTCTTCTCCCCCGGAAACCCCGGCCCCGACATACAGTAACCCTTTCGCGGCCAAATCCGTACAGCGCCGGGTGGTGTCCAGGTAGGAACTGTTGCCGCCGTCTACAAGGATGTCCCCCGGCTCCAGCATTGGTTCCAGGGCGTCGATGAGCTGATCCACCGCCGCTCCGGCCCGGACCATGAACATGATCCGGCGAGGTCGTTCCAGGCTGGCGACCAGTTCTTCCAGGGTCCGGCATCCGATCAAATTCTTCCCTTGGCCGCGACCGGCCAAAAAAGCGTCCACCTTGTCCACGGTCCGGTTATGGCAGGCCACCCGGAACCCCTTGCTCTCCATGTTCAGGATCAGGTTTTCACCCATCACCGCCAAACCGATCACCCCGATATCCGCCAGCTTGTCCATTCGTTCATCCTCTCTTGCAATTGCTGGTTGCGTCACACAAAATTTCCGTTCTCCTGGTCTTCACGAGGCCGTCGCCAGGGCAGATGGCCGTTCAGCTCGATTTCCAAGGAAAAGCTGAGGAAAGTCCGGATCAGCACCAAAAGCCCCAGCAGGGCGACATGCTGCAAGTTGAAATTATGGGTGGCGGTAAGGATGATGTCCCCGGCCACCAGGAGTTCCAACCCCAGCAAAATGGCCTTGCCCATGCCGCGCCGGTAAGTGTGATAGAAATGATCCGTGCTCCGATGTACCCAGGAACGGTACAAAAAAAGTCCGGTAGTGGCCACCACGCCGA
The sequence above is a segment of the Desulfonatronum thiodismutans genome. Coding sequences within it:
- a CDS encoding DUF1622 domain-containing protein, translated to MVGEPSGVFMSFMYYAALSMEALGVAVICVGVVATTGLFLYRSWVHRSTDHFYHTYRRGMGKAILLGLELLVAGDIILTATHNFNLQHVALLGLLVLIRTFLSFSLEIELNGHLPWRRPREDQENGNFV
- the gnd gene encoding decarboxylating NADP(+)-dependent phosphogluconate dehydrogenase, which encodes MDKLADIGVIGLAVMGENLILNMESKGFRVACHNRTVDKVDAFLAGRGQGKNLIGCRTLEELVASLERPRRIMFMVRAGAAVDQLIDALEPMLEPGDILVDGGNSSYLDTTRRCTDLAAKGLLYVGAGVSGGEEGALLGPSIMPGGNAQAWPALKPIFQAIAAKVADGTPCCDWVGPDGSGHFVKMVHNGIEYGDMQLICEAYHLLSQGLGMSADQIQPIFAAWNTRELDSYLIEITADILGHVDPESGTPTVDLILDTAGQKGTGKWTSQVGLDLGVAIPQIAEAVFARFLSAIKDERVAAGPYLSGPGKAASQGSDGDMSAVVDQLEKAVYAAKICSYAQGFQLLRAASMEYGWNLNFGEIALLWREGCIIRARFLGTIKEAYDADPDLANLVLAPYFREVLAGAQAAWRTVLKTAVDLGVPAPVMAASLCYYDGYRCERLPANLLQAQRDYFGAHTYERVDKPRGEFFHTNWTGTGGETASSTYNV